Genomic DNA from Longimicrobiales bacterium:
GCTGAGCCACATCCGCATTGTACATGCGGACGCAGCCATGACTCACGGCGTCGCCGATCGTGGTCTCCTGATTCGTGCCGTGGATCAGGTAGCCGTCGCCCAGCTCCAGCTTGTGTGTGCCCAGGATCTCGGGGATCTCACGCTGCCGCGTGCCGAACGGCGGGATATAGACCTTGCCATCGAAGATGATCTCCGTGCCGGGCGTGAACGGCCAGAAATTGCCGAACTGATTGACTCGCCCTACCTCGCTGCCCCGCACCTCCAGGCGGGTGCTGTCACCCAGCGCGACACGCTGTCCCTTGCGCAGACGAACGACATCCAGGTCCTTCTCCACAGCGACCTCGAAGTAGTGCCAGTCCGGTGGCACCCACAGCGGGTCGGTCGCCTTCGCCTGCACGCGCCGCCTGCCCACGGGAGTCGTGAAGTCGTACTCCCTGCCTTCGTACGTGAAGCCTTCCTCCATGCCGACGGCGACCGGTGCCCGGAAGACGACAATGGTATCGCGCATCAGCCACAGCGAACGCGTCTCCGTGCTCACCATCACACGCAGGCCTCCGGCGAGCATGGCCGATCGCCACACTTCGGTGCCCTTCATCGTGGATGGCTGGACCAGCTCGGGCGACTGAGGCACGGCTTCGCGCGCACGCGCCATGGCCTGCTCGAGCCGTTCCTTTTCCCGGACCTCGGGAGGTCTGCGGTCGATCACCTCGGCGAGTGGCCCACTCGCACACGCACCCGTGCTCATCGCGAGGATCGCCGCCCACAGGAGGCGACCCGTTCCTGCTGCACTCATGCTGCTCGTCATTTCCAGGTTGAACGTCAACAGTGGTCCACTGCCGTGGTGCATGTACCACGCCGCGGCCATTCGGGTCCATCGGCCCGCTCAGCGGGAGACCGCCGGATCTCTGTCCACGCAGGGTGACGCCCGCTGACCCATGGACAGGCCGCAAGCTGTTGTGAACTGGCGAAGTTACGCCGTTTTTTGCCGGCATGCGTTGTGACATTGAGAATGGCACCCCCGGCCGCGAGGCTGATCAGGTGCAGGTCGTTCGGACACACCGGCGGCGCGGGTCGAGCAGGAGGCGAATCGTATGAGAGCAGGATGGCTGGTGGCCCTCGCGGCCGGAGCAGCGATCGGGATGGCGGCGCCGACGGACGTGGCGGCGCAGGGGAATTCGAACCGCGCGCGTCAGCAGCAGGAGCTGCAGCGTCAGCGGCAGCAGGCGCGCGAGCAGGCCCGTCGTGAGGCGGAGCGGAAGCAGCAGACGGAACGCGAGCGACTGCGTCGTCAGCAGCAGCAGGAAGCGAACCGGGCCGGTCTCGTCCTGCGCCGCAACGATGACTACGAACGTGCCCGGCGCGAGCGCGAGCGTCGCGAGCGCCGCAATGATCCGTGGGACATCATCCTCGGGCGTGACGGCGACCGCCGCGACCGCGATGACCGCTATGACCCACGCGATGGCCGCTATGACAGCCGCGGACCCGCGTTCTGCCGCAGCGGTGAGGGTCACCCGGTGAAGGGGCGCCAGTGGTGCCGCGACAAGGGCTTCGGTCTCGGCCGCGACCGCTCACGCGACATCTGGGGCGACATCATCTATCGCGATCGTCGCTACGATCATCGCCGGCTGAGCCGCTCCACGCTCGGTGACATCCTCGGCTCGGTCGTGCTCGACCGCTTCGACTCGTACGGCCGTACGTATTACGGCAACGGCACGCTGAATGGCCGCTGGCTGGATGACCGTGCGTCCGTGCTCCAGCTCTTCATGGGCTCGGTGCCGATCGCGCGGCTCATTGACTCGAACCGCGACGGTCGCGTGGACAACGTTTCACTGCTGCGCTGACGCGGTCGGGGCGCGGAGCGGTCCTCCCCGCTCCCGCCCCACTTCCGCGTCGCCTCCCCACATGTCAGCCGCACACTTCCGCTGATCGCGCCTCGTCGGTATCATCGTCGCATGAAAATCCTGGTGATCGACGACGATCCGCTCATCATCGAGTTCGTACGACGCGGGCTCATGGAGGATGGCTACGTGCTGGACGCCGCCGTCACAGCGAGCGAAGGACTTCTCTGCGCGCGCATCGGCAGCTACGATGCGATCATTCTGGATATCGGACTGCCCGACGCATCGGGCCTCGACGTGGCGCGCGAGATGCGCCGCGAGAGCGACGCCACCCCGATCCTCCTCCTGACCGCACGCACCGGAACCGACAATCTAGTCGACGGCCTCGACGCCGGCGCCGACGACTATCTGACGAAGCCGTTCGACATCCGCGAGCTGCGCGCACGACTCCGTGCACTGACCCGGCGCGGCGGATCCACTCGCGCCGAGACCGTGCGCATGGGCGCACTGACGCTCGATCGACTCGACCACGAAGTGCGCATCGGCGACACGCCCCTCCGCCTCACACCCAAGGAGTACCTCCTCCTCGAGTATTTCATCCTGCGGCCCGGCACCGTCATCACGCGTACGGAGCTGCTCGAAAAGGTGTGGGAGATGAACTTCGACCCGCAGTCCAACATCGTGGACGTGCACGTCGCACGGCTGCGCAGCAAGCTCAGGGATTCGCCGGGTGTGCCGCAGCTGGAGACCGTCCGTGGATTCGGATTCCGTCTGAGCGACGCCGCCGCCGGCCTCGACTGAGGCCATCAGGAATCGACTTCGGCCGGCGCGACTCGACGTCGACGACCGAAGACGTCATGAGTTCGACGCGATCACCCGCGTCACAGTCAGATGCCCGGCGGCATCGATGTGCAGAGAGGCACCCGCTTCGATCCTCCTGCCCGGCGCTTCCACCACTCCGACCCCGCGCCGCTCCTGGCGCAGGATACTGCCCTCACCAGCTCGAACAGGGATCGTCTCTTCCGTCACACCACCCGTCCTCACCCACGTGCTGCGCAGCAGACGCGTATCCGTGCCTTCCTTCACTGCCGTCTCCACGCGCAGCCCGGTACCCGCACTCCGCACGTTCAGCTCGATGGCTTCTACCTCCGCCCGCTCCAGCACCACTGCGCTCACGCCAACGCTCTGCTGCGCGGACGCCGCGCCGGCGAACCCGGCGCCGAGCACAATCGCGATCGATATTTCCCGGACCATCGCGTCATCTCCGTGGAGTGAGAGCCGCGATGTGGAAGGCGAGCATCGTGCCGCCGTCGTCATGACACCCTAAGCCATTGTGATGACATCACTTAGAAACCCACTCCCAATTCGGCCCCGCTGTCCGGATTCCGGACGCCGGCTGGCAGGCCCTGGGGCGCGCGTGTCGGGATACACAGGAAAACCGGTGCATTCCGGTGAGGTGTCCGTATATCGGACAGCGCCCGAAGGTCGGACAGCTGATGGCGTGAGCCGCCTGGCGTCAGCGGCGCTGGAGGTGGATGGGCGGGATCTCGACGACCATCTCATCACCGGATCCGGTGATCGTGAACTCCGTAGCGGCGGGGATTGCCGAAGCGCCGATGGCATCGAGTGAAGCGGGTGAAACGGTGATGCGGTAGCGGCCCGGGCGAACGCGGCTCACGTAGAACATTCCGTCGGAGAACGTGACGGCGGTGAGTGCGACGCCGGAATCCACGTTGGTGATGTCGAGTGAGATACCGGCAACGGTAGGTACCTCCGTTGCGGCGGTGAGCATTCCGATCAGCTCGCTCGTATTGACGAGCTGGACATCGACGCGGCGCGCCATGTTCGGTGCAGGGCGGATAATGATATCGGAGCGGCTTGTGGTCAGGCTGGGATCGGGAGTGCGAGTGGAATCGATGGCGAGCTGGATAGGACGGTACGGCTGCATCCCCCAGATGCGGAAGCGGCCAGCGTCGTCGGAAACCGCGCGGAATCCGCCCGCGACGAGATGCGCGCCGGGGACGACATCGTCACCGTCGGAGAACACGTCATCACCGTTGCGGTCAATGAAGACGGTGCCGCGGAGCCCGGAGTAGCCGGTGCGCGCGGACGGATTCAGGGTGACGGATCCGTCGTGAGCGAACGACGTGCTGCCGCTCACACTGAATGAGCTGGACGCTACACCTGCGGCGCTGGAGACGGCGCGCAGAGCGGACTGTACGGAGCCGGTCCTGGCGCTGTAGCCGATCGACAGTGTCGGTCTCGAGCTGCCGCGGCTCCACTGCGCGCCTGCGGTGATCACGGCGTTGGCCCGTGGCTGCACCGAGACGCCAGCCTCAAGGATGCGGACTCCGATCTCACCGATGCCGATGCCGGCGTTGATGAGCGGACGGAGGGTCCGGGACCGGAAAGTGAACGGTGTGTAGACGGCCGCCCGGCCGGAGAGCAGATGTGTGCGCGCCGGGGTGTTGTCATGGTCATAGCGCGCTTCGAGGAAGCCTCGGCTGAAGCTGGCCATGGACGAGACACGCCAGCGCTCGAACTCGCCGAGCTCACCGGCGGCCGCGGCGCCGAAGCGCAGCTGCGAAAAGCGGGACTCACGTCGTTCGATGCGTTCATCCCAGTGGGCTTCCAGATCCCAGCGCATGTCGCGTTCACGGACCAGGGATATGGGTCCGAACCCCGAGCGGGAGATGCTGCTCCGGACGCTCGCGCGCGATCCATCGCGGGGAAACACGGAGACGTCGGCCGAGTAGAGCGAGAATGGCATATATGTGAGCTCTGCGGTCGCGCGGAGGCCGGACGACAGGCTGTAGACGAAGTAGGGCCGCAGGCTCGAGCCCGTGGTGTCGCGTATCATCTCGAACCCGCCGCCCACAGTGACGAGCGATGTGGCGCCATAGCGCACGTCGGCGTGCGCGAACTCGTCACATGCGGCGGCGCACGCCCCTGCGGCCACAGAGTATTCGACCGCATCGCGACGCAGCAGAGACACGGGAGTCTGGTAGAGCAGCGTCGTCACCACTTCCTCGCCGGCGGGTCCGTACATCCGGACCTGGACGGGCGTCGTGCCGCTGCGGAGCGGCACCGCAACCGGATCGACCGATGCGATGTCGGAATAGCCGAGCAGCTGATTGCCCTGAAACACTTCGTATTCCCAGCCCGCCGGCAGGTCCGGCTGCACGAGCACGGCGCTGAGCTCGTGACTGCGAAGGAAGGGTCGGTTGCTGATCTCGACGCCGCGCAGGAAGCGGGCGAAGAGACCGTTCGTGACGATGTCCCCCGCACTCACCTGAGCGATGTAGCGACCCTGCGGAAACACGCGGTGATATCGTAGTGTCGCATCGCGTACGTGGTCCGCGGCATCACTGCCGATCTCGAAGACGGCACCAGCACGCAGATCGCCCCCGAGTAGTGCGACGCCGGCATCACTGCGTACGGTGGTGAGTCGCGTGGGGTCGAGCCCATTGGTCGCGATCTGCCAGTCGACGATGCCGGCACCACTCAGGGGCGCGTATGCCGCGGCCTGCAGCTCCTGATTCTCCTCCAGCTGACGCTGCCGCGCGAGCAGCACCGCGCGCCGCTGCTCCGCGATGATCCGCTGCTGCGCAGGGAATGCGACTTCGCGTGCGATCGCGACGCTCAGCGTCGCGTAATCGACGCGCACGGTCGCCTCGAGGAGCGCGGCAACGCGCTCGGCGCGCAGATAGACGAGCGGACCATGCAGTGTGATTTCGGCGGGAGCGAGCTGAACGGACGACTCGCCGACGGTGAGTGTGTTCGTTGCGGTATCGAGCTGCGCTGCGCCGCCGGACAGACGCGGAATGGTGAGGACCGGGCCCGACCAGGCTGCGGCCAGGCCGAGATACCAGCTGACGTGCTCGAGCGGGAGCAGCATGCTGCCCGCAGAGTCGACAAGGACGATCAGGGTCAGCGGCGGCAGTCTCTCCGCGACCAGCTCGACAATGCCCTCCTCGTACGGGCCCGTTTGTGCGAATGCGGCGGATGTCAGGCCGGAAATGGCGAGGCAAAGCAGAAGCGCCGACCGGAGGAACAGCACCGGTCGGCGCAGGACGCCGCGTCGACCGACGATCACGTCAGTAGACCTGAACAATCGTCAGTGTCACGGTGCCGGTGTAGACACCGGCACGCGCTGTTGACGGCACGGAGAGACGGCCGCCCACGTAAACGCCGAGCTCGGTGGCAGGAGGAAAGAACCGGTTCGGATGACAGGTCAGATTGGGTCGCGTCTGCTGACAGACGCGCACCGATGCGCCAGCCGGATCGAAACCGGTGAGTACGCAGCCGGATCCGCCCGACGTCACACACCAGCCGCCGTACTGCGCGCCGGTCGACGTCAACGTCAGCGGCGGGAGTGAGCCGCTCGTGAGCGTCGCCGGCATGGTCAGGCTGAAGTCGAGACCGGCTACTCCCGCCACGTCGTAACGGAACTCGCCGGCCTGGATCGAGCCGCTCTGCGGTGCGGCAGCCGCGACCACGTCGACATCGACGGTCTGGCCGACGAGCGGTGTAATCGCGCCGAAGGTGAGATTGCGCACGCCCGCCCCGGTCGGCGAGCGGACCGGAACGGATGCGGCGACGTTCACCTGCTGCGCGTCCAGAGGACTGGCCGTGACCAGCAGCGCGACGGCGAGCAGCATCGTCCGGTGACGCACAATCACCTCACGTCGATCATGCCGCTGACTGCCGGCGCCGTGATGATATTTGCCTGGCCCAGCTCCGGCCGCTCCGTTGACAGCCGGTAGCGCACGCGCGCGGCGTTCTCCATGCCGGGCACGGTGAACCGGCGTCGCAGCGTGCGATAGACGGAGACCACGTCCTGCTCTTCGTGCAGCACGTTGCCCGCTGCGTCCAGTACCTCGATGCCGATGTGCCCCAGGTACGCCGCCTCGCCCTGGCGGGCCATGTCCAGCGTGACCTGGAGTCCGTCCGCAATGCGTTCCGCTCGTGTATCCGTGAGCTGGATGCCCGTCGTCAGAGCGCCCTTCCGATAGTTCAGCGAAGCCACGATGATGGTGCGCATGCTGATCGCCACACGGACATCGGGCTGCACCTGCTGCTCCACGGGCGGACGACCGCCCGTGGCGGTCACCAGAACTCGCGACCAGTACTCACCATCCTCGATCCCGGCCGGCGGCTGGGCAAGGATGCGCACGACCTGCTGCTGTCCCGGCTGGAGCACCAGGCGGCGCGGAAACGCGCGCAGCCACGGCACCGCCGACGGCTCGCCCTCGGGCGCTGCAGCGGAGAGCGGTACCGTCACATTGCCGACACTGTCCGACTGCGGGTAGCCGAACGCGAACGAGATCTCGATCTCTTCGGGCAGCGGATTGGGATTGTAGAGCGTGACCGTGCCCGTCCGGTTCGTATGACTCAGGAACACGGACATCGGGCTCACGGACACGGCCCGCAGTGCCGCCGCCCCGGCGCCGAGCAGCGCGACGATGGCGGCTGCCGCGATGATCGCGCTCCGCCGCGCCGCGGCGAAATTCATTCCGATATTCATACTGCCGCTCATCCGTTTCCCTTCACGTTCCTGTCTGGACGACCATGACCACGATCGTCGCCGAATAGAACCCTGCCATCTGCGCCGCCGCCGGCATGGCCTGCCCACCGAGGTTCAGCTGCGCCTCACGCTCCGCGGGATTGATCCGGAACGACGTCGTCGTCGACGGATCGAACGAAGTCACTTTGCGGCGGATCGTCAGCAGCCCGGCGTCGGCGCCGAACACCAGCGGGATGGTGTGCCCCGCGGGCGAAGTCAGCTGCGCCGGCAGCTGGAATGACACCTGATACGTTCCACGGCCGTCTATCCTCAGCTGCGCGCTGCGGATCAGATCCGTCGGAGCCACGACCGTCGCTACTCCAGGGGTAATCTGACCGAAGTCCAGGTTCCGCTCCGACGCCACGAGCACCTGCGCCGCTGCGGTGCCTGCTCCCGCGACGGAGACCACGAGCACCGCAAGCGCCGCCAGGGCCGCACGCATGATTCGTGGTCTCATCGCGTGTATCATCCTTTTAATATTGCACCAGCCACCGGCCGACGCACCCACGTCAGTGCGCCGACCGGCGGCCGAACGACGCATCAGCGCGCCGTCAGCACGATATCGAACGAGGCCGTGTAGGTACCGGCCGCCGCATTCGCCACGTCGGCCGCGAGGATCGTCCCGCCGAATCCGAGGGTAGCGACGGTCTGCGCGGCGCCGACGTCGATGTCGAACGAGGCAGCGCTGCAGGCAGAAGCCGCCGACCACACGGCGCCCAGCTCCCAGGCGCAGTTCAGTACGACCGGCAGATCCGTCAGGCCTGCGCTGCTGAGCGCGGTCGGCACGTTGGAAAAGCTGACCGTCAGGTCATGGTTGTACGTCAGCGTCCGAGTGACCGTGCCCGCCGTCGCATCGATCGTGTTGTCAACGGTCGCGCTCAGCGTACCGAAGTCCACGTCGCCGCTCCCTGTGACTGCCGACGCCGGGTTGACCGTCGCCGTTGCGACCACCGTCTGCGCACTGGCCATCGCCGGCAGAACCAGGATCGCCACCGCGGCCGTCAGTATCATCTTCTTCAGCATGCTGCCTCCGTTGAGATTGGGACTCTCCCGAGCCCTCTTGTGAACTGCGCCCCATATCGGGCCGTGTATGCGGCGCATCTGCCGCGGTGATTCTGGAATGAAATCTAGGAGGCGCTGCATGACGGAATCGTGAACGCCCGGTTACAGCACGTTCATGTTCGCCAGCCTCGACAAGTGTTGCGGCAGAGCGGTTTTAGCGGGACGTGGCCCGATCGCGCGGACGTTCAAGAACGCACGCGGTCACGCCGATGAGCAAAAAGTTGCGGGGTTTTGTGAAAACGGTGCGGTTACGACGGGCCTTGGCCGGGGCGCTGCGCACCCCGGCGGTCAGCCGCCGAGCAGTGCGCGGATCTCGGGAGGCGGGTTGAAGGCGGAGTCGGGCACCTCGTTGAGCGTCACACGACGGAGCGTGACCACCTGATCCACACCGTCGACCTGCGTGGTGATTCGCGTCGGCAGCCGTGCAGCGCCGAACATCTGGTAATCCTCATAAAGGATGAGCGCTTCGGTCGGACCCGTGCTCGACTCATGCGTGCGCACGGATCCGATCAGCAGACCGGACTCGACGCTGTAGCAGTCGCTCGTCTCGCGCCCGGTCTTCCAGATCGTGTGCACCTTGAAGCAGTCATGGCCACCCAGCGTGGTGCGCTC
This window encodes:
- a CDS encoding L,D-transpeptidase; its protein translation is MSAAGTGRLLWAAILAMSTGACASGPLAEVIDRRPPEVREKERLEQAMARAREAVPQSPELVQPSTMKGTEVWRSAMLAGGLRVMVSTETRSLWLMRDTIVVFRAPVAVGMEEGFTYEGREYDFTTPVGRRRVQAKATDPLWVPPDWHYFEVAVEKDLDVVRLRKGQRVALGDSTRLEVRGSEVGRVNQFGNFWPFTPGTEIIFDGKVYIPPFGTRQREIPEILGTHKLELGDGYLIHGTNQETTIGDAVSHGCVRMYNADVAQLFEQVPVGTPVYIF
- a CDS encoding response regulator transcription factor, translated to MKILVIDDDPLIIEFVRRGLMEDGYVLDAAVTASEGLLCARIGSYDAIILDIGLPDASGLDVAREMRRESDATPILLLTARTGTDNLVDGLDAGADDYLTKPFDIRELRARLRALTRRGGSTRAETVRMGALTLDRLDHEVRIGDTPLRLTPKEYLLLEYFILRPGTVITRTELLEKVWEMNFDPQSNIVDVHVARLRSKLRDSPGVPQLETVRGFGFRLSDAAAGLD
- a CDS encoding carboxypeptidase-like regulatory domain-containing protein yields the protein MFRSTDVIVGRRGVLRRPVLFLRSALLLCLAISGLTSAAFAQTGPYEEGIVELVAERLPPLTLIVLVDSAGSMLLPLEHVSWYLGLAAAWSGPVLTIPRLSGGAAQLDTATNTLTVGESSVQLAPAEITLHGPLVYLRAERVAALLEATVRVDYATLSVAIAREVAFPAQQRIIAEQRRAVLLARQRQLEENQELQAAAYAPLSGAGIVDWQIATNGLDPTRLTTVRSDAGVALLGGDLRAGAVFEIGSDAADHVRDATLRYHRVFPQGRYIAQVSAGDIVTNGLFARFLRGVEISNRPFLRSHELSAVLVQPDLPAGWEYEVFQGNQLLGYSDIASVDPVAVPLRSGTTPVQVRMYGPAGEEVVTTLLYQTPVSLLRRDAVEYSVAAGACAAACDEFAHADVRYGATSLVTVGGGFEMIRDTTGSSLRPYFVYSLSSGLRATAELTYMPFSLYSADVSVFPRDGSRASVRSSISRSGFGPISLVRERDMRWDLEAHWDERIERRESRFSQLRFGAAAAGELGEFERWRVSSMASFSRGFLEARYDHDNTPARTHLLSGRAAVYTPFTFRSRTLRPLINAGIGIGEIGVRILEAGVSVQPRANAVITAGAQWSRGSSRPTLSIGYSARTGSVQSALRAVSSAAGVASSSFSVSGSTSFAHDGSVTLNPSARTGYSGLRGTVFIDRNGDDVFSDGDDVVPGAHLVAGGFRAVSDDAGRFRIWGMQPYRPIQLAIDSTRTPDPSLTTSRSDIIIRPAPNMARRVDVQLVNTSELIGMLTAATEVPTVAGISLDITNVDSGVALTAVTFSDGMFYVSRVRPGRYRITVSPASLDAIGASAIPAATEFTITGSGDEMVVEIPPIHLQRR
- a CDS encoding DUF4402 domain-containing protein, which translates into the protein MRHRTMLLAVALLVTASPLDAQQVNVAASVPVRSPTGAGVRNLTFGAITPLVGQTVDVDVVAAAAPQSGSIQAGEFRYDVAGVAGLDFSLTMPATLTSGSLPPLTLTSTGAQYGGWCVTSGGSGCVLTGFDPAGASVRVCQQTRPNLTCHPNRFFPPATELGVYVGGRLSVPSTARAGVYTGTVTLTIVQVY